In Bacillus sp. FJAT-45037, the following are encoded in one genomic region:
- the pgsA gene encoding CDP-diacylglycerol--glycerol-3-phosphate 3-phosphatidyltransferase — translation MNLPNKITISRIFLIPIFMIFMLAPLPLGEWEWLGVTIPVAHFIAALLFIFAASTDWLDGYYARKLNLVTNFGKFLDPLADKLLITAALIGLVELQLLPAWIAIVIISREFAVTGIRLVAAADGQVIAASNLGKWKTVWQIIGISALMLYNLPFEALSIPFAMISIWIATILTILSGVDYFIKNRHVVMSSK, via the coding sequence GTGAATTTACCTAATAAAATTACGATTTCAAGGATTTTTCTTATACCAATTTTTATGATATTTATGCTAGCGCCACTGCCTTTAGGTGAATGGGAATGGCTAGGCGTGACGATACCTGTAGCCCATTTCATTGCTGCTTTACTCTTTATTTTTGCAGCATCGACAGATTGGTTAGATGGGTATTATGCACGTAAATTAAATCTTGTTACAAATTTCGGGAAGTTTTTAGATCCGTTAGCTGATAAGTTGCTCATTACAGCTGCTTTAATTGGTCTTGTCGAATTGCAACTTCTTCCTGCTTGGATTGCAATCGTCATAATTAGTCGTGAATTTGCCGTAACAGGAATTCGTCTCGTTGCAGCAGCGGATGGTCAAGTGATCGCTGCGAGTAATCTAGGGAAATGGAAAACAGTTTGGCAAATTATCGGAATTTCGGCTTTGATGTTGTATAACCTACCTTTTGAAGCGCTATCGATTCCGTTCGCTATGATCTCCATATGGATTGCAACCATTTTAACGATCTTGTCGGGTGTGGATTATTTCATCAAAAATAGACATGTAGTGATGAGTTCGAAATAA
- a CDS encoding AAA family ATPase, which translates to MNKFESVRLENFQSHLDTTIELNKGLNVLVGQSDSGKTAIIRALKWLLYNQPRGTDFIRVGADFVRVTVQLSNGIQITRERTSSKNRYIIREDQKDDLVLEGFGIHVPDEVLKAHGMRPLRIDRDHELAIHLSGQLDGPFLLEQTSSLRAKTIGRISGAHYLDMAIRDTSKDLSGLTQRVKLEEGELDQLTSELEPFESLDKQRAELDRGEEALQVLREKHELLNRFKQQKERVHKLQLEKDETEKTYRLVEKIEDWNMKFEAIKQTFSYAKLLQHKLDSLNEFSKSIELCRKWIQKTANVDRAALNYEHIQSSLIQKNKLIKWQQYQLSHTQQMDIVKKQLHQTDFVKQTDWRVLDQIKDQSQLASELQQLKIKYSQVTEAHRRTVDIYERVKQTDRLEEKRERLEQALLKHKALRKVKEQLEDVTSRLSEGSKFIEKQTKEQEHLETEFDAALKHIGQCPTCGNKITS; encoded by the coding sequence ATGAATAAGTTTGAATCCGTACGTTTGGAGAATTTTCAATCCCACTTAGATACTACGATTGAATTAAATAAGGGATTGAATGTGCTGGTCGGGCAATCTGATAGTGGAAAAACGGCGATTATCCGCGCATTAAAGTGGTTGTTGTATAACCAACCGCGCGGTACAGACTTTATTCGAGTAGGGGCTGACTTTGTTCGTGTAACGGTTCAACTATCAAATGGCATTCAAATTACAAGAGAACGTACATCCTCCAAAAATCGCTATATCATCCGAGAAGATCAGAAAGATGATTTAGTATTAGAAGGGTTTGGCATCCATGTGCCAGATGAAGTACTTAAGGCACATGGTATGAGACCTCTACGTATTGATCGCGATCATGAGCTAGCTATTCATCTCTCGGGACAACTTGATGGACCTTTTCTACTGGAGCAAACGAGTTCTTTACGTGCGAAAACCATTGGTCGAATAAGTGGAGCACATTATCTAGATATGGCGATTCGTGACACATCTAAAGACCTTTCAGGGTTAACGCAACGAGTGAAGCTAGAAGAAGGCGAATTAGATCAATTAACGAGTGAGCTTGAACCGTTTGAATCATTAGACAAGCAGCGAGCAGAGCTAGACCGTGGAGAAGAAGCGCTTCAGGTGCTAAGAGAAAAGCATGAGTTGCTCAATCGATTCAAACAACAAAAAGAACGAGTACATAAGCTACAACTTGAAAAAGATGAGACAGAAAAGACGTATCGATTAGTAGAAAAGATAGAAGATTGGAACATGAAGTTTGAGGCGATCAAACAGACATTCTCCTATGCAAAGTTGCTTCAACATAAATTAGATAGTCTAAATGAATTTTCAAAGTCGATTGAGCTTTGCCGTAAATGGATTCAAAAAACGGCAAATGTTGATCGAGCGGCATTAAATTATGAGCATATTCAATCTTCACTTATTCAAAAAAACAAGTTGATAAAATGGCAACAATACCAGCTCTCACATACCCAGCAAATGGATATAGTAAAAAAACAACTTCATCAAACTGACTTTGTAAAACAAACGGATTGGCGAGTGCTCGATCAAATAAAAGATCAATCACAATTGGCAAGCGAATTACAACAACTTAAAATTAAATACAGTCAGGTCACAGAAGCTCATAGACGTACGGTTGATATCTATGAGCGCGTGAAGCAAACAGATCGTTTAGAAGAGAAGAGAGAAAGACTCGAACAAGCTCTCCTGAAACATAAAGCGTTACGAAAAGTGAAAGAGCAGTTAGAAGATGTAACTAGCCGTTTAAGTGAAGGAAGCAAATTCATCGAAAAGCAAACTAAAGAACAAGAGCATCTCGAAACAGAATTTGACGCGGCGCTAAAGCATATCGGACAATGTCCGACCTGTGGAAATAAAATAACATCATAA
- a CDS encoding YajQ family cyclic di-GMP-binding protein, which produces MAKEHSFDIVSDIDGQEVDNAIVQAMKEIGNRYDFKGSKSSIERKDETQITIISDDEYKLDSVIDILKSKFIKRGLSQKTMDFGKIEAASGGTVRQVITLIKGLSADRAKKITKTIRDEKLKVKVQIQNEQVRVTAKSIDDLQHVIQVMKQQDFDFPVQYVNMR; this is translated from the coding sequence ATGGCAAAAGAACATTCATTTGATATTGTTTCTGATATTGACGGTCAAGAGGTAGATAATGCGATTGTTCAAGCGATGAAAGAAATTGGAAACCGTTATGATTTTAAAGGATCTAAAAGTTCAATAGAACGGAAAGATGAGACACAAATAACGATCATCTCGGATGATGAGTATAAACTCGATAGCGTTATTGATATCTTGAAATCTAAATTTATTAAACGTGGTTTGTCACAGAAAACAATGGATTTCGGTAAGATTGAAGCTGCTTCAGGTGGAACAGTACGCCAAGTCATTACACTTATTAAAGGGTTAAGTGCAGATCGCGCGAAAAAAATTACGAAAACCATACGTGATGAAAAATTAAAAGTAAAAGTACAAATCCAAAATGAACAAGTACGTGTAACGGCAAAGAGTATTGATGATCTTCAACATGTGATTCAAGTCATGAAACAGCAGGATTTTGACTTTCCTGTTCAATATGTCAACATGAGATAA
- the recA gene encoding recombinase RecA, giving the protein MTDRKAALDMALRQIEKQFGKGSIMKLGEQTDQRVSTISSGALALDIALGVGGYPRGRVIEVYGPESSGKTTVALHAIAEIQRNGGQAAFIDAEHALDPDYAQRLGVNIDELLLSQPDTGEQALEIAEALVRSGAVDMIVIDSVAALVPKAEIEGDMGDSHVGLQARLMSQALRKLSGAVNKSKTIAMFINQIREKVGVMFGNPEVTPGGRALKFYSSVRLEVRRAETLKQGNDMVGNKTKIKVVKNKVAPPFKQAEVDIMYGEGISREGSVLDIAADLDIVLKSGAWYSFKEERLGQGRENSKQFLKENPALTNEIETLIRNHHGLNGEITVEVAKEEEFADVPVDLK; this is encoded by the coding sequence ATGACTGATCGTAAAGCAGCTCTTGATATGGCGCTACGCCAAATCGAAAAGCAATTTGGTAAAGGTTCAATCATGAAACTAGGGGAACAAACAGATCAACGTGTATCGACGATTTCAAGTGGAGCTCTTGCCCTTGATATTGCATTAGGAGTAGGTGGATATCCACGTGGTCGTGTTATTGAAGTATATGGACCGGAATCTTCAGGTAAGACAACAGTGGCTCTACATGCCATTGCTGAAATTCAACGTAACGGTGGACAAGCTGCATTCATTGATGCTGAGCATGCTCTTGATCCTGATTATGCTCAAAGACTTGGTGTAAACATTGATGAACTTTTATTATCTCAACCAGATACAGGAGAACAAGCTCTTGAAATTGCAGAAGCACTAGTTCGAAGTGGAGCCGTTGATATGATTGTTATCGATAGTGTGGCTGCCCTTGTGCCAAAAGCAGAGATTGAAGGAGATATGGGAGATAGTCATGTTGGTCTTCAAGCTCGATTAATGTCTCAAGCACTTCGTAAACTATCAGGTGCGGTTAATAAATCAAAAACGATAGCTATGTTTATTAACCAGATTCGTGAAAAAGTAGGTGTCATGTTCGGGAATCCTGAAGTAACACCTGGTGGTCGTGCGTTGAAGTTCTATTCATCTGTTCGTTTAGAAGTGCGTCGTGCCGAAACATTAAAGCAAGGCAATGACATGGTTGGTAATAAGACGAAGATTAAAGTCGTTAAAAATAAGGTTGCACCACCATTTAAACAAGCGGAAGTTGATATCATGTACGGAGAAGGGATTTCTCGTGAAGGCTCTGTCTTAGACATAGCAGCTGACCTTGATATCGTTCTGAAAAGTGGAGCTTGGTATTCATTTAAAGAAGAAAGATTAGGACAAGGTCGAGAGAATTCTAAACAATTCTTAAAAGAAAACCCTGCTCTTACCAATGAAATTGAAACATTGATCCGCAATCATCACGGATTAAATGGCGAGATTACTGTAGAAGTAGCAAAGGAAGAAGAATTTGCAGATGTACCCGTTGATTTAAAATAA
- a CDS encoding competence/damage-inducible protein A has product MRAEIIAVGSELLLGQIVNTNARFLSEELAASGIDVYYQVVVGDNKNRLTGVIKDAAARSDLVFLTGGLGPTKDDLTKETVATFLGKNLVYDDASLASIEAYFQKVNRDMTPNNKKQALIIEGSQVLPNHYGMAPGMIATVDGCTFVLLPGPPKELEPLVKEQLLPFLQQRNKTNESITSRVLRFFNIGESKLETMIEDLLAAQSNPTIAPLASEGEVTLRLTVKHHDASVAKQLLDHTEEKIQARVGQFFYGYGESSLIAVLVDRLKSTHTTLSTAESLTGGLVSSAITSVPGASNIFVGSIVSYQTKVKENQLGVSKELITSSGVVSAECAGVMAREVRERLRSDIGLSFTGVAGPSGQEGKEPGLVYIGIAYSNQQVKTFRLQLTGNRESIRMRAMKYGCFYLLNELKRWNLG; this is encoded by the coding sequence ATGAGGGCGGAAATCATTGCTGTAGGTTCAGAGTTATTACTTGGGCAAATTGTTAATACAAACGCCCGATTTTTATCGGAGGAACTAGCAGCTTCTGGCATTGATGTCTACTACCAAGTGGTTGTCGGTGATAACAAAAATCGCTTAACCGGTGTGATCAAAGATGCTGCTGCTCGCTCTGACCTCGTTTTTTTAACAGGAGGTTTAGGTCCGACAAAAGATGATTTGACGAAAGAGACCGTTGCGACGTTTCTCGGAAAAAACCTCGTTTATGATGATGCATCTCTTGCTTCAATCGAAGCTTATTTTCAAAAAGTGAATCGTGACATGACGCCTAACAATAAAAAACAGGCTCTTATTATTGAGGGAAGTCAGGTGCTGCCTAATCATTACGGAATGGCGCCTGGTATGATCGCAACAGTAGACGGCTGCACATTTGTTCTTCTCCCTGGACCACCAAAAGAATTAGAACCGCTGGTAAAAGAGCAGTTACTACCTTTTTTACAACAGCGAAATAAAACGAATGAATCAATTACGTCAAGGGTGTTACGATTTTTTAATATTGGTGAATCGAAACTTGAAACGATGATTGAGGATCTTCTTGCCGCTCAGTCCAACCCTACGATTGCACCTCTAGCAAGCGAGGGAGAGGTGACTTTACGTCTGACGGTTAAACATCACGATGCTTCAGTAGCAAAGCAGCTATTGGATCATACAGAGGAAAAAATCCAAGCAAGAGTGGGTCAATTTTTCTATGGATATGGAGAGTCCTCACTAATAGCCGTGCTTGTTGATCGTTTGAAATCGACACATACGACACTTTCAACTGCTGAAAGTTTAACTGGCGGTTTAGTATCAAGTGCGATCACGAGTGTACCTGGGGCCTCTAATATTTTTGTTGGAAGCATTGTTTCCTATCAAACAAAGGTGAAGGAAAATCAACTCGGAGTGTCGAAAGAATTGATAACAAGCAGTGGAGTTGTTAGTGCTGAATGTGCTGGAGTTATGGCACGAGAAGTAAGGGAGCGTCTCCGGTCTGACATTGGTTTAAGTTTTACAGGTGTAGCGGGACCGAGTGGACAAGAGGGGAAAGAGCCTGGATTAGTTTATATAGGCATTGCGTACAGTAATCAGCAAGTCAAAACGTTTAGACTACAGCTTACTGGCAACAGAGAATCCATTCGTATGAGAGCCATGAAGTATGGATGTTTCTATTTGTTGAACGAACTGAAAAGGTGGAATTTAGGATAA
- a CDS encoding DEAD/DEAH box helicase — protein MTYFSDFQISEPVKRAIKEMGFEEPSPIQAKAIPIILEGGDVIGQAQTGTGKTAAFGIPVVDKVTEERYVQALILTPTRELAIQVSGELQKLSTHKRIRTLPIYGGQSIGHQIKALKQGVQVVIGTPGRVLDHIRRKTLQLDRAHTIVLDEADEMLDMGFIEDIQSILREVKGARQTLLFSATMPPAIKKLSHRYMTTPKVVTINKGEVTAPLIDQLYYKVLERSKVDSLCRIIDSEEVDLGILFCRTKKGVAELAEALQARGYLVDGLHGDLTQPQRDSVMKKFRDSSIEFLIATDVAARGIDVDNVTHVINYDIPQDPESYVHRIGRTGRAGRAGLALTLVTPREMKHLRSIEHEIKMSIPSQEVPTIEDVVEKQQNSWRKLISETIDDRGKEFDLFSPLVEEVLQDHSAEDVVAALLKLNFSSDSANEEAGYNFGETGGAKGMVRFFINVGRNVNMTPKILTEEISELVGIPSKAVGRIDIFENFTFVEVPEEVAPFVYEALRYSRINGARVNLEPAKPRPKRERHPTKTSNSS, from the coding sequence ATGACGTATTTTAGTGATTTTCAAATTTCTGAACCAGTTAAACGTGCAATTAAAGAGATGGGCTTTGAAGAACCGTCGCCGATTCAAGCAAAAGCGATTCCTATCATTTTAGAAGGTGGCGATGTGATCGGTCAAGCTCAAACAGGAACAGGGAAAACAGCGGCATTTGGGATTCCTGTTGTGGATAAGGTTACCGAAGAACGATATGTACAAGCGTTAATCTTAACGCCAACAAGAGAGCTAGCGATTCAAGTCTCAGGAGAACTACAAAAATTGTCTACGCATAAGCGCATTCGAACACTACCTATTTATGGTGGACAGTCGATTGGGCATCAAATCAAAGCGTTAAAACAAGGTGTACAAGTGGTCATCGGGACACCTGGCCGTGTGCTTGATCATATACGACGAAAGACGTTGCAATTAGATCGAGCGCATACAATTGTGCTTGATGAAGCGGATGAAATGCTTGATATGGGCTTTATTGAAGATATTCAATCTATTTTACGTGAAGTGAAAGGGGCAAGACAAACGCTTCTTTTCTCTGCAACGATGCCCCCCGCCATAAAAAAACTATCTCATCGCTACATGACGACACCAAAAGTAGTAACAATTAATAAAGGGGAAGTTACAGCCCCTTTAATTGATCAGCTTTACTATAAAGTTTTAGAACGAAGCAAAGTCGATTCTTTATGTCGAATCATTGATAGTGAAGAAGTCGACTTAGGAATATTGTTTTGTCGCACAAAAAAAGGTGTCGCTGAATTGGCAGAAGCTCTTCAAGCAAGAGGCTATCTTGTCGACGGACTTCATGGTGATCTGACACAACCTCAACGCGATTCTGTGATGAAGAAATTTAGAGACTCTTCGATTGAGTTTCTTATTGCAACAGACGTAGCAGCAAGAGGGATCGATGTTGATAATGTCACACATGTAATCAATTACGACATCCCACAAGACCCTGAAAGCTATGTTCATAGAATTGGGCGAACAGGACGAGCGGGGCGTGCTGGTCTTGCGTTAACACTCGTGACACCACGTGAGATGAAGCATTTACGGTCGATCGAACATGAAATTAAAATGTCCATTCCATCTCAAGAAGTGCCGACGATTGAGGATGTTGTTGAAAAGCAGCAAAATTCTTGGCGGAAATTGATTAGTGAGACGATTGATGACCGAGGTAAAGAATTTGATCTATTCAGTCCGTTAGTAGAAGAGGTGCTCCAAGATCATTCAGCTGAAGATGTCGTGGCAGCTTTATTAAAATTGAATTTCTCAAGTGATTCGGCTAATGAAGAAGCGGGTTATAACTTTGGGGAGACAGGAGGAGCGAAAGGAATGGTCCGCTTCTTCATAAATGTTGGACGAAATGTGAACATGACTCCAAAAATCTTAACAGAAGAAATCTCCGAATTGGTCGGAATACCGAGTAAGGCTGTCGGACGTATTGATATCTTTGAGAACTTTACGTTTGTTGAAGTCCCCGAAGAGGTTGCACCATTTGTGTATGAAGCTCTGCGGTATTCTCGTATTAACGGTGCTCGTGTAAATCTTGAACCTGCAAAGCCTCGTCCGAAACGTGAAAGACATCCAACGAAAACAAGCAATTCTTCTTAA
- a CDS encoding ATPase translates to MSNQLINARERILELEKIHARAHDEWTRQDAKRRLLKDQVKKREQSIQEYRETIDTYEKARLLLQQSAEYAREQAKQQMETLVTNALQYVFGPLFSFQIEIEEQGNKAVAEFYVVSDYEGIQVKTKPQDARGGGVVDIVTLALRVALMETIQPKVEGPLLLDEPGKHVSGEYVYYLYEFLKSLSTMFGRQIIMITHNHHLAESGDLAYQVSIRDGISEVQEIDNT, encoded by the coding sequence ATGAGTAATCAGCTCATCAATGCAAGGGAGCGTATTTTAGAACTTGAGAAAATCCATGCTCGTGCACATGATGAATGGACGCGCCAAGATGCTAAGCGTCGTTTGTTAAAAGATCAAGTGAAAAAGCGTGAGCAATCGATACAAGAATATCGAGAAACGATTGACACGTATGAAAAAGCAAGACTTTTACTACAACAATCTGCAGAATATGCAAGAGAACAAGCCAAGCAACAGATGGAGACTCTGGTGACCAATGCTCTTCAATATGTGTTCGGACCGTTGTTTTCTTTTCAAATTGAAATTGAAGAACAAGGAAATAAAGCTGTTGCTGAGTTTTACGTCGTTTCTGATTATGAGGGCATTCAAGTCAAAACAAAGCCACAAGATGCAAGAGGTGGTGGGGTCGTTGATATTGTGACACTGGCTCTTCGTGTCGCTTTAATGGAGACAATCCAACCCAAAGTAGAAGGGCCTTTGCTGTTAGATGAGCCAGGAAAGCATGTCTCAGGCGAGTATGTGTACTATTTGTATGAATTTTTAAAATCATTAAGCACAATGTTTGGTCGACAAATCATTATGATCACTCATAATCATCATCTTGCTGAATCTGGAGACCTTGCATATCAAGTGTCTATCCGTGATGGCATCAGTGAAGTTCAGGAAATTGACAACACTTGA
- a CDS encoding metallophosphoesterase family protein, which translates to MKFLYITDTHIRGTTPKNRKDVFQETMTKKIQEVIKIANEQEVDMLLHGGDVFDRPDLSPNVVGQFARLFREAKMPIYAIAGNHDTFGHNPETISRTMLGLLDSFGLMTVVSPDKPVLIEKDGLRVQLSGQPYHYDLDQRDPKLDYYPQNEHDADVLIHLVHSMLVEKSLPEGIPHTLIDHIWTTTADVILTGHFHGGFGIKEQGGTWICNPGAMARVNNHWSEINRFPQYVIGEIGENGSIALTLHTLQSAESGEDVLDRTYLEKAVHQEEKLHEFVQQVKEQSEFKSLNMGDIIGEIAALSNVSDEVKQEALRRITVIEETWKGGEDE; encoded by the coding sequence ATGAAGTTTTTATACATAACCGATACACATATTAGAGGGACGACACCGAAAAACCGCAAGGATGTATTTCAAGAAACCATGACGAAAAAAATACAAGAAGTTATTAAGATTGCTAACGAACAAGAAGTAGATATGCTTCTTCATGGTGGCGATGTGTTTGATCGACCAGATTTATCACCGAATGTAGTTGGACAATTTGCCCGTTTATTTAGAGAAGCAAAAATGCCTATTTATGCGATTGCAGGAAATCACGATACATTTGGACATAACCCCGAGACGATTTCACGCACGATGCTAGGGTTGCTTGATTCATTTGGTCTAATGACTGTTGTATCTCCAGATAAACCCGTGCTAATTGAAAAAGATGGACTGCGTGTACAACTTTCCGGTCAACCCTATCATTACGATCTTGACCAAAGAGATCCTAAATTAGATTATTATCCACAAAATGAACACGATGCCGATGTGTTGATCCATCTCGTTCACAGCATGCTCGTTGAAAAATCCTTACCAGAGGGGATTCCACACACGTTAATCGATCATATTTGGACTACGACTGCGGATGTCATTTTAACAGGACATTTTCACGGAGGATTTGGAATTAAGGAACAAGGTGGAACATGGATTTGTAATCCTGGAGCGATGGCGAGAGTGAACAATCATTGGTCTGAAATTAATCGTTTTCCTCAATATGTGATCGGAGAGATCGGTGAAAACGGATCGATTGCTTTAACGCTACACACTTTACAATCAGCTGAATCAGGGGAAGATGTGTTAGACCGAACATATTTAGAGAAAGCTGTGCATCAAGAAGAAAAATTGCATGAGTTTGTTCAACAAGTGAAGGAACAATCAGAGTTTAAATCATTAAACATGGGCGATATTATCGGCGAGATCGCGGCCTTGTCTAATGTTAGCGATGAAGTCAAACAAGAAGCACTTAGAAGAATTACTGTGATTGAAGAAACGTGGAAGGGGGGAGAAGATGAATAA